The proteins below are encoded in one region of Vulpes lagopus strain Blue_001 chromosome 10, ASM1834538v1, whole genome shotgun sequence:
- the PITPNM3 gene encoding membrane-associated phosphatidylinositol transfer protein 3 isoform X4, giving the protein MAQAGRAGGPPPGGGAPWHLRTVLSDSVESSDDEFFDAREEVAEGKNAILIGMSQWNSNDLVEQMETMGKLEEHQGELYRVSLRRQRFPAQGSIEIHEDNEEGCPQRSCKTHVLLLVLHGGNILDTGVGDPSCKAADIHTFTSVLEKVTRAHFPAALGHILVKFVPCPAVCSDAFSLVSNLNPYSHDEGCLGNSQDHVPLAALPLLAISSPRYQDAVATVIERANQVYTEFLKSPDGIGFSGQVCLIGDCVGGLLAFDAICYSAGPSGDSPGSSSRKGSVSSTQDTVAVDEACSLASSKRLSKSSVDVSSAPEDEEPPRPLPRKQSDSSTYDCEAITQHHAFLSSIHSGVLKDEAEPPAAGGSQPPEVSLGRLDFDVSDFFLFGSPLGLVLAMRRTVLPGLDGFQVRPACSQVYSFFHCADPSASRLEPLLEPKFHLVPPVSVPRYQRFPLGDGQSLLLADALHAHGSLFLGCSSQDSPPLPDAPASSPPVLRAQRPGRRVSQDSSHSESSGSSDSLAPVGASHITARWWGSKRIDYALYCPDVLMAFPTVALPHLFHASYWESTDVVAFILRQVMRYESVAVKESVGLDAAVLSPANPREKWLRKRTQVKLRNVTANHRANDVIAAEDGPQVLVGRFMYGPLDMVALTGEKVDILVMAEPSSGRWVHLDTEITNSSGRITYSVPRPRRLGVGVYPVKMVVRGDQTFAMSSLTVLPRGMECVVFSIDGSFAASVSIMGSDPKVRPGAVDVVRHWQDLGYLILYITGRPDMQKQRVMSWLSQHNFPQGMIFFSDGLVHDPLRQKAIFLRNLVQECFIKISAAYGSTKDISVYSVLGLPPSQIFIVGRPSKKYQTQCQFLSEGYAAHLAVLEAGHRARPKKNNPRMVLRKGSFGLHAQPEFLRKRNHLRRTMSVQQPDPPANPKPERAQSQPESDKDHERPLGALSWARGPPKFQSVP; this is encoded by the exons GAGAACTGTACCGGGTTTCCTTGAGAAGACAGAGGTTCCCGGCCCAGGGAAGCATCGAGATCCATGAAGACAATGAG GAAGGCTGCCCACAGCGCTCCTGCAAGACACATGTCCTCCTGCTGGTGCTGCATGGGGGCAACATCCTGGACACGGGTGTGGGCGACCCATCCTGCAAGGCAGCCGACATCCACACCTTCACCTCCGTGCTGGAGAAGGTCACGCGGGCCCACTTCCCAGCAGCCCTGGGCCACATCCTCGTCAAGTTTGTGCCCTGCCCTGCTGTCTGCTCGGACGCCTTCTCACTTGTCTCTAA CCTGAACCCCTACAGCCACGATGAGGGCTGCCTCGGCAACAGCCAGGACCATGTCCCTCTGGCTGCACTGCCCCTGCTGGCCATCTCATCTCCACGCTACCAGGATGCGGTCGCTACTGTCATCGAGCGGGCCAACCAGGTCTACACAGAGTTCCTCAAGTCCCCTGACGGTATCGGCTTTAGTGGGCAG GTGTGTCTCATCGGGGACTGTGTGGGCGGCCTCCTGGCCTTTGATGCCATCTGCTACAGCGCGGGGCCCTCAGGGGACAGCCCAGGCAGCAGCAGCCGGAAAGGGAGCGTCAGCAGCACGCAG GACACTGTCGCGGTGGATGAGGCGTGCAGTCTGGCCAGCAGTAAGCGTCTCAGCAAAAGCAGCGTTGATGTCTCCAGTGCACCGGAGGATGAGGAGCCCCCGAGGCCATTGCCGCGGAAACAGAGTGACTCCTCCACGTATGACTGTGAGGCCATCACCCAGCATCACGCCTTCCTGTCGAG CATCCACTCCGGTGTGCTGAAGGACGAGGCCGAGCCTCCTGCGGCCGGGGGGTCCCAGCCGCCCGAGGTCAGCCTGGGTCGCTTGGACTTCGACGTGTCCGACTTCTTCCTCTTCGGCTCGCCCCTGGGCCTGGTCCTGGCCATGCGGAGGACGGTGCTGCCTGGGCTGGACG GCTTCCAGGTGCGTCCTGCCTGCAGCCAGGTCTACAGCTTCTTCCACTGCGCGGACCCCTCGGCCTCGCGGCTCGAGCCCCTGCTGGAACCCAAGTTCCACCTGGTGCCGCCCGTCAGCGTCCCGCGCTACCAGAGGTTCCCGCTGGGCGATGGACAGTCCCTCCTGCTGG CCGATGCCCTGCACGCCCACGGCTCCCTGTTCCTGGGGTGCAGCTCACAGGACAGCCCACCGCTTCCCGACGCCCCCGCCTCGTCTCCCCCAGTTCTGAGGGCCCAGCGCCCGGGCCGCAGGGTGAGCCAGGACAGCTCCCATAGTGAGAGCTCAGGGTCTTCGGACAGCCTGGCCCCGGTGGGCGCCTCCCACA TCACAGCCAGGTGGTGGGGTTCCAAGCGCATCGACTATGCCCTGTACTGCCCCGACGTCCTCATGGCTTTCCCAACTGTGGCCCTGCCCCACCTCTTCCACGCCAGCTACTGGGAGTCCACAGACGTGGTGGCCTTCATCCTGAGACAG GTGATGCGCTATGAGAGTGTGGCTGTCAAGGAGAGCGTGGGCCTGGATGCTGCAGTGCTGAGCCCCGCCAACCCCCGTGAGAAGTGGCTCCGTAAGAGGACCCAGGTCAAGCTGCGG AACGTGACTGCGAACCACCGGGCCAATGACGTGATAGCGGCCGAGGACGGCCCCCAGGTCCTGGTGGGGCGCTTCATGTACGGGCCCCTCGACATGGTGGCTCTGACTGGAGAGAAG GTGGACATCCTGGTGATGGCGGAGCCGTCCTCGGGCCGCTGGGTACACCTGGACACGGAGATCACCAACAGCAGCGGCCGGATCACGTACAGCGTGCCGCGGCCCCGACGCCTGGGTGTTGGCGTCTACCCGGTGAAGATGGTGGTCAG GGGTGACCAGACCTTTGCAATGAGCTCCCTCACGGTGCTGCCCAGGGGCATGGAGTGTGTGGTGTTCAGCATTGACGGGTCTTTTGCTGCCAGCGTGTCCATCATGGGAAGTGACCCCAAGGTCCGGCCAGGGGCGGTAGACGTGGTACG GCACTGGCAGGACCTGGGCTACCTGATCCTGTACATCACGGGGCGGCCAGACATGCAGAAGCAGCGGGTGATGTCGTGGCTGTCGCAGCACAACTTCCCACAGGGCATGATCTTCTTCTCGGATGGGCTGGTGCACGACCCGCTGCGGCAGAAGGCCATCTTCCTGCGGAACCTGGTGCAGGAG TGCTTCATCAAAATCAGCGCGGCTTACGGCTCCACGAAGGACATCTCTGTGTACAGCGTGCTGGGGCTGCCGCCCTCCCAGATCTTCATCGTGGGCCGGCCCTCCAAGAAGTACCAAACCCAGTGCCAG TTCCTGAGCGAGGGCTACGCCGCGCACCTGGCGGTGCTGGAGGCCGGCCACCGCGCACGCCCCAAGAAGAACAACCCGCGCATGGTCCTGCGCAAGGGCAGCTTCggcctccatgctcagccagAGTTCCTGCGGAAGCGCAACCACCTGCGCAGGACCATGTCTGTGCAGCAGCCAGACCCGCCCGCCAACCCCAAGCCCGAGCGGGCGCAGAGCCAGCCGGAGTCTGACAAGGACCACGAGCGGCCCCTGGGTGCGCTCAGCTGGGCACGCGGGCCCCCCAAGTTCCAGTCGGTGCCCTGA